A window of Pseudomonadota bacterium genomic DNA:
CCGACCTCGACGAGCTGCTCGCCACCATGGCCATGGGCATCATGGTCACCAACTTCAACCCGGAACGCGAACGGGTATTCGAGATACTGGAGCGCTATGCCGAGGAGATGATCTTCGTCCTCTTCTTCACGCTCTCGGGCATGTACCTCGACTTCGGGGTGCTCGCCACGAGCGCGATCCTCGTCGCCCTCTACGCCTTCTGGAGGACCGCCGGAAAGTTCGCGGGCACCTGGATCGGCGCCGGGATAGGCGGGGCGTCGGCGCCGGTGAAGCGCTACACGGCGCTCGGCCTCATACCCGCAGGAGGGATCATCATAGGCCTCGCTCTTCTGCTCAAGCAGAACCCGGCCTTCGACCGCTTCGCCGACATCGTGATCAACGTGATCATCGGCGCCACGGTGATACACGAGCTCGCGGGGCCGATACTGGTACAGTACGCGTTCAGAAAGAGCGGCGAGACCGGGCGCTCGGCCGCCTGCGAAATCACCGAGCATTGAGATCCGAAGGGGGAGACCATGCACCAGAACATGTTCATAATCTATCCCGGGGCCACGGTCCTGTTCGTCCTCATACACCTGGCCGTCACGAAGAGGGGGCGGAGCGCCGAGTTCGTCTGGGCGGTGATCCTCACCTACGCCATCCTCTTCAACATAGGCTTCGCAGGGCTGGCCGCCTTCTACGGCCACGCATTCATCCCGGCGGAGGCTGCGTCTTTCATCGGTTGGCCGGCCGGCTCCCCGTTCCAGTTCGAGGTGGCGGCGGCCAACCTCGCATTCGGCCTGCTGGGCGTGCTCTGCGTGTGGCTTCGCTCCACGTTCAGGCTCGCGACCATAATCGGCTATTCGGTATTCCTCATCGGGGCAGCCTACGGCCACATCCAGCAGATGTCGCTCGCTCAGAACTACGCGCCCGGAAACGCGGGAGCGCCCCTCTACGTGGACGTGATAGCGCCGCCGATCCTGCTCGCCCTCTGGATCATCCACTACGTGATCGCGAAGAGGGGGTGCAGAAGAGAGCCGACAGAGGCCCCGGAACGGCAGATCTATTGAGTCGAC
This region includes:
- a CDS encoding sodium:proton exchanger, translated to DLDELLATMAMGIMVTNFNPERERVFEILERYAEEMIFVLFFTLSGMYLDFGVLATSAILVALYAFWRTAGKFAGTWIGAGIGGASAPVKRYTALGLIPAGGIIIGLALLLKQNPAFDRFADIVINVIIGATVIHELAGPILVQYAFRKSGETGRSAACEITEH